TTTTATAATCAACTAATGTTCTTCAGTCTTTATTGTGCAAGGTCTTTATTGTGCAAGTGTCAAACAATGAGAGGCAACCTTTTCTTTTGTCATTTAATGGCAAATTAACACATTTTGTTCGGTCGGTCATTGCTTACTGGCTATCCATTGCCTTCATTTTAAGTGTGGTGGACTATTATATCCTTATAAGTCTAGTGGACTTTCGCCTTTTAAAGTCAAACATTGGCCAAAGAGCTAAGCAAAGGGCAAATTGTCAAACACCTGCCTTTATCGAGCTAATTCCTCCGCCAGAACAACCCCCCTCTTAGTAAGCCCAAGTGGAAGAGTAGAGGGAGGAATCAAATAAGGCATGCTTTGTTCAATCACACCTAACACAATTGTAGTCGGGCAAGACTCAACAAGGTCTTCCAAAATCACCACATCAACATGCCTTTTGTCTCTTTACAGCAACACTTGGTCTAGCACTGGAACTCTCTCACTGCCTTCTCTTTTCCTGGACTGCTTTCGCCAATGCAGCTTTCTTTTTGTCCTTCACCATCTCTGCACAAACAAAGAACATTAGTAAGTAAAACAATTGAAGAGTTAGAAAATTAGATTTTACCATCTTCCTCTTCATTGAGCTCATCTCTAGCAATTGCATGCTCCCCTTCGGCTCCACCCGAGTACTACAGGCTCACTCTCAAGTACATTCCTAGAAACAAAATGATCAAAAATACAGGGCACCTTCTCCTTAACTAACTAATCAACGCTAAACGTTTCCTTCGCTACTAGAGTGTTTAGCTGCACAACAACGATCTCCTCCTCTTACTAAGCTTTCAACAAACAAAGCAAAAAGCAACAAGCATCCTCCAGCTATTCAGATGTAATTAAGAGATGCCTAACATTGAAAAACTGAAGTACATCCTGATTAAAAAGATCTAGTGGAAAATGGAGCCCCACCCTAAGTTGCTCCTTATAAATGATAATTATGGACAACAACACAAGAAGAAGGGGTCCATCCTCATACCATATGGGCAAATGCTATGAATTTCCTCTTAGTTAGTAGCACTCTAATATGGGCAACAGGGGTGGAGCATCAGCCAACTAAGGACCTACTATGACCCACAATAGGAGCCCTATCACCACCAATCGAACCTGTAGCAAAAATTCCATCACCAATAGGTGAAGAGGTCCCCAGATCCACATCCCCAACCTCTTACAATGAGGATCACTCACATAATGGAGAAATGGACTTTTATCAAATAAGGGTCTCTTGCCCAAACACTTCAACAATGTCTATGGTGTCTTAGGAGTCCCTTAAATAACCCATTCTCAAAGAAAAAGAAGGGATAAGAAAAGGTTACTTTACCTAGTCAAAGTGCAAATTCCTACAACTACTGGATGGTGGAGGACAAATATTTCAGGTGAAAAACTAGAGAGAACAAGGAAACTAAAGAGAAGAGAAATGACAAGGACGGTCTGCAAAGCCCTAGTATAGTTGAGCAATTAATGTAGACAAATGCAAGCCTAAGGTGATGCGCCTCGAGAAACTTAAAAGACGTAATGGTTAAGGAGCTTGAGGGTAATTATTAATGATGGCACGTGTTTAGCACACCTAAACTACTAAATTATCAAGGCATGCAACTCTAACCTCTGAGTCATGCACTACAAACCAAAGATTTGCAACTAGGAAGGGGACCAGTGATGTTACCTTACAATAAAAACCTTACCGGCATGGCTACATTAAAAATTGAGCTAGTCTCAAAATTGAGCTAGTCTCTAACCTGAACTTGGAAGTTATCAATGATTCAAAATCAGTCAGGCCGTTAAGGTTTGAGTAAGCTCAACTGAAATAGCATTTGGCCAGCACTTAGTTAGCCTCAAGGTTCAAATGAGTTATAGGCTATTAGAAACACAATGAGTTATAGGCTATTAGAAACACAAAAATCAAGAATCTTAAGATATCTTCAATGTTTCCCAAATAACGGGGGGATCTAGTGAATATTGCTAACCTCCTAACGTATTTGCAATAATTTATATAgtaaccaccccccccccccccaaaaaaaaaaaaaaaaccctcaagTACGCTCATTTTGCTCCACTAATTTATACTTTTCTATCTTCAAGTCCTCaaacttttaatatttaattgacTTAAGAATTAAAATAGTTGCCTCTATGCCACCACTTTATCTATTTCCTTCTTGCAAGTTCCGAAGACCCAATAGAGTACTGCTATTGTCAAACAAGATATTGCAAATATTTTGAATATTTCCAATGTGAATGGTCATGATTGCTTTTTAGGCTTACTGTCACACATTCCTCGGTCAAGAAAGCAAGTCTTTGCTCAGATTAAAGAAAAAATTCAGAATAAAATCATAGGGTGGAAGGAGAAGCTACTTTCTCAAGGGGAAAAGAAGTTCTGATCAAAGCAGTTACTCAAGCTATCTCAGTCTATGCAATGTATTGTTTTCGCCTTCCTACTTCTCTATGTAACAACATTCAAAGGTTAGTGGCTAATTTTTGGTGGGATCAACAAAAAAATGAGAGGAAAGTGCATTTGGTGGCTTGGGAGAAAATGTGTGAGCCCAAAAGACCCTAGGTATGGGATTCAAAGATATTCAAAGCTTTAATATGGCCCTGTTAGCCAAGCAAGGATGGCATCTTCTCTCCAAACCAAATTATCTTCTAGCTCATCTGCTGAAAGGAAAATATTATCCTTTCTCTTCATTTGTGAAAGCTCAGCCAGGAAGGAATGCATTGGTAGGCTGGCAGAGTATCATGTGGGGAAGAAGGGTTTTGGTGAAAGGAGTTAGATGGAATATCAGTAGTGGTAGCTCGACCTTGTGCAAATCAGAATGCTTGGTTCCTAAGGCTTTTCCTAACCCTCCTAGAGTTATTCCCAATCATAACCCATCGATGGTGTGGGTTTCACAACTCATTAAATATAATACTGCTTCTTGGAATGTTCAAGCATTGAAGGAAAATTTCCATGTTGATGATGTGGAGAATATTTTATCTATTCCTATTAGCATCATTAGGGGAGATGACAGTCTTGTTTGGCATTTTTCCAAAAAGGGGATGTACACAACAAAGTCAGGCTATTATGTCGCTTGACGACTTCTACAGAACTCTAGAAGTGAAGCGATTGCTAGACCAGGTCCTATTTCACAGGCAAATCAAGCATCTTTCTGGAAGGGAGTTTGGAGCTTAAATTTACCCTGAAAATTATCCATATTTTTATGGAAAGTGTTGCAGGAAAAACTTCAGTGAGGGATATTTTTAAATAGACGCTTTTCCAATATCCCTAAGAGTTGTCATTTTTGTTGGGAGATAGAATCATTAAAGCATATCTTCCTTCAATGTCCGAGAGCAGTTGAAGTATGGGTAAATTCTCCTTTAAGACTCAAATCCTTATTACTCACGAGTAATAATATGGCCGACTGCTGGATTGAATTAACTTCATCAATGCAACATCAGGAGCAAGGAAAGCAAATGACTTTGTTGCTAATGCATCTTTTATGGGCTATTTGGAAGAGCAGAAATGCTCTAATCTTTAATAACTGTCTGTTAACATATCAAGAGGTAATTTTCAAAGCATTTACTTTCTACGAAGAGTTCCTAGAGCCTCAACAGAATCAAAGTACACCTCCTCAATTAGAAGATCAACACCTTTCCATTTGGACTCCTCCTCCTATAGGTTTCATAAAGTTGAATTTTGATGTTGGGGTCAATATTAGAAGGAAGTTGGGAGCTATAGCAGTTATAGCTAGAAACTATGCTGGTCATATTATTTGCTGGAACTGCAAAAGATTTCGGGGAATTGTTGATCCTCTAACTCTGGAAGCTTTGGCTTGCCTAGAGGCAATTCAACTTGCCATTATCAAAGAGTTCTCTCAGTTCTAGTAGAGGGAGATTCTAAATCAATGATTGAGATGGCAAAGGGAGCAACAACTTGTGACCTTCAAAGAATCTTTAATGACATATTAGTTTTCTCTTTTGATGTACTTCATATCTCGTTTCTATTTGCTACTCGTATATGCAATAGAGCTGCTCATAGCTTAGTGCAAAAATAATTGCAGGATGACTACTTTTATGGTGAATCCAAGTGAGCAATTGTACTCTGCAACTCATTTTTTACCTTGCTAATGGAAATGCAtacttgccaaaaaaaaaaaagcggaAGACTCAACAATATTAATAACATTATTTAATATAAGATCGAAATCATATTTTAACCCTAATCTTTATTTAAAGAAGTCTAATAACACTCTGACTTTTAAAAAAATCTCATCTAAAATCTAATTTTTAGTCAACATCAAAATGAAGAGATTAAACTAATTAAGAGTGTTATTAAACTTTTATATTTTCATGTaaagattaaattaatttatatattcaattttttaaaatttattaaatcatgaagattcaagtgtgaaataaaacatttttaaaattgaaCATGCCActacaattttttctttttttataaacaTCAATAGTTAATGTATATATTCAACAATTAACATAAATACATGCAAGCAACAGATCAAGACCAAAAGCAAGTAGTTGGTGAAAATAGAAACTCAGTTGAAAGGAATTAGTTTACTTTATCTCCACAAACTCCGTGACCTTAAACGTGTTCTTAATTGAAAAtactatataatttaattaatggtAATTTTAGTATTCCACCGTCATAATTCTTAGCCTCCACATCTTTGCTTGTTCAATGTATTTTAAACTTTCTATTGTTATGTTGACTGTATTTAATACATATATGCATGAACAAGTGAAACATAAAGCAACCATGCAAAGCAACTACGAGCAGTATATTTCAACAAGCCTCCAAAAAGAAATATCAAAGCATACAAATAGTTCATGACACCTATATGTCTCATAAAACATATGAATCCCAACAAGCATTGCACTACAACAGTTAAGGATATCATCATTTGAACATTTGAATTTCATCATTCATATCCTACCCACGTTTATAACCCGAACTCAGTCCAAAAAAGCATGTTCTAATGATCAATATAGAAAGTAAACGCTACATAGCTCTTAACTTCCAAGCCTTTGAAATTGAAACACAATGCAGTCTCAATTGCCCAATGAACATCACTTCCCTCTGCAACACACAAGGAACAAAAATCACTAATGATAAGAGAGACAGAATGGGGCAAGAGAGGGGGTAGGGAAGGTGATTAAAGCTACAGGGATGAGAAGAGGATGGATGGTGTTTAACTCACGTGTTCATCATCAAAGTAATGTTGTCTCCCTTAAGAAGAATCCTTCCTGTGCAGGTAAAAGATAAAATTTAGAGCATGCATAagtaaggaaaaggatgaagttGAACATGGTAATTTACCTAAAGACTTTCTGGTTTTTTTCTTGATATTGACTTCCTCAGCATCATCAAGAACCAAATTCATGTACTCATCAAAGCCCTGTCAATTAAAATGAACACCAGTCCATAATAATCCATAAAagatgttaattacctaattaaaaaaataaaaactagtAGTCATCTATATGCTTACATATGCAAGTCGTGAAAACAAGTAAAATATTAACAAAGCAAAAGCAATTCCCATCCAACCACAGATCAGCAATAAAACAAAAAGGCAGCCAACCAAGTGTCTTGGATAGATGAAAGATCACATGCAAGGAACTTCTTCAACCTCATGAACCAGAAACCCTGCTAGACAGGAGGGGTTATCGTCCTAAAGTAATCACATCTATAATCCAAATTTCCAAAAGAGAAAGGAAATAATTATGAACAACAAAGGTAAAAATTTGAGGCCTGCACATCACTCACTTTTCAGTTCAATTCACTGTCACTTCC
The sequence above is a segment of the Hevea brasiliensis isolate MT/VB/25A 57/8 chromosome 11, ASM3005281v1, whole genome shotgun sequence genome. Coding sequences within it:
- the LOC131170266 gene encoding uncharacterized protein LOC131170266, with translation MADCWIELTSSMQHQEQGKQMTLLLMHLLWAIWKSRNALIFNNCLLTYQEVIFKAFTFYEEFLEPQQNQSTPPQLEDQHLSIWTPPPIGFIKLNFDVGVNIRRKLGAIAVIARNYAGHIICWNCKRFRGIVDPLTLEALACLEAIQLAIIKEFSQF
- the LOC110654096 gene encoding uncharacterized protein LOC110654096, with the protein product MASTKVQRIMTQPINLIFRFLQSKARIQIWLFEQKDMRIEGRIIGFDEYMNLVLDDAEEVNIKKKTRKSLGRILLKGDNITLMMNTGK